One genomic window of Methanosarcina acetivorans C2A includes the following:
- the nikB gene encoding nickel ABC transporter permease, translating to MWRYIAKRLAMVSVVIAGVTLVAFSAMYLAPGDPAEVIALARYGDDLSTSQIETLREAEGLDAPVHMQYLIWMGHLLRLDFGKSLVTSEDVLSEILQKLPATVELAIVSLLVSLLIALPAGVLGALRKNTLLDSGCMFVSLVGVSIPNFWLGLLLIWLFALILPLFPSFGYGSLEHFVLPALTLGSSMAAVTARLTRASLLEVLGQEYIVAARARGFDERTVLFRHALKNALLPVITFAGMQFGYLLGGAVIVESIFSWPGIGKLLVDSIFARDFSMVQGCVLFIAVLFSFSSLVVDILYAVLDPRIRYDRSD from the coding sequence ATGTGGAGGTACATAGCAAAACGTCTGGCAATGGTTTCCGTCGTAATCGCAGGAGTTACGCTTGTAGCTTTTTCTGCGATGTACCTTGCTCCCGGTGACCCTGCCGAGGTTATAGCCCTTGCAAGGTACGGAGATGACCTGAGTACCAGCCAGATTGAAACCCTGAGAGAGGCAGAAGGGCTTGATGCCCCCGTGCATATGCAGTACCTCATATGGATGGGTCACCTGCTCAGGCTGGACTTCGGAAAATCACTTGTGACCTCCGAAGATGTCCTTTCCGAAATCCTCCAAAAACTGCCTGCAACTGTAGAACTTGCAATTGTCAGCCTGCTGGTTTCCCTGCTAATTGCCCTGCCCGCAGGTGTTCTGGGCGCACTCAGGAAAAACACCCTGCTTGACAGCGGCTGTATGTTTGTTTCTCTGGTAGGGGTTTCTATCCCGAACTTCTGGCTCGGGCTTCTTCTGATCTGGCTTTTTGCCCTGATCCTCCCTCTCTTCCCAAGTTTCGGGTACGGAAGCCTGGAACACTTTGTACTTCCTGCTCTCACCCTTGGCAGCTCAATGGCTGCGGTTACTGCAAGGCTTACCCGGGCAAGCCTGCTCGAAGTGCTGGGGCAGGAATATATAGTGGCTGCCCGGGCCAGGGGCTTTGACGAGCGCACTGTCCTTTTCCGGCACGCCCTGAAAAATGCTTTGCTCCCGGTTATCACATTTGCAGGAATGCAGTTTGGATACCTTCTGGGGGGAGCCGTGATTGTGGAAAGCATTTTTTCCTGGCCCGGCATTGGAAAACTTCTTGTCGACTCGATTTTTGCGAGGGATTTTTCCATGGTTCAGGGTTGTGTCCTCTTTATTGCCGTGCTCTTTTCCTTCTCCAGCCTTGTAGTCGATATCCTGTATGCAGTGCTTGACCCGAGGATAAGATATGACAGATCTGATTGA
- the nikC gene encoding nickel ABC transporter permease subunit NikC, protein MTDLIERTVRTEKAYLAEKRLSFGEFRKNRLAVSGILLIAVLCVLALFAPKLAPHDPLAQRLDSRLLSPSLEYPFGTDELGRCIFSRVIYGTRISLGIGLLVVAVTSIAGTSLGLLSGYRGGVLDEAIMRGVDIVMAFPNIILALVIAGLMGPGFSSVVFALVFTQWPAYARLVRGQVLSLRKRAFVEAARALRPSSFYIMRKHILPNCMEPVIVLGTLEIAHVIIFASALSFLGLGIQPPVPEWGSMLKAGIPYLRTAPHLTFFPGLMIIFTVFAFNFAGDGLRDNLGQPADQEVLSR, encoded by the coding sequence ATGACAGATCTGATTGAAAGAACGGTGAGAACTGAAAAGGCATACCTGGCTGAAAAAAGGTTGAGTTTCGGGGAATTCAGGAAGAACAGGCTTGCAGTCTCAGGTATACTGCTTATCGCCGTCCTCTGCGTTCTGGCCCTATTTGCCCCAAAACTTGCTCCGCACGACCCCCTTGCCCAGAGGCTTGACAGCAGGCTTCTTTCGCCTTCTCTGGAATATCCTTTCGGGACCGATGAATTGGGGCGCTGCATTTTTTCAAGGGTTATCTACGGCACGCGCATTTCTCTGGGTATCGGTCTCCTTGTAGTTGCGGTAACATCCATTGCAGGCACATCCCTGGGGCTGCTTTCCGGGTACAGGGGCGGCGTGCTGGATGAAGCCATAATGAGAGGAGTAGATATTGTGATGGCTTTTCCCAACATCATCCTTGCCCTCGTGATTGCAGGGCTGATGGGTCCTGGCTTTTCAAGTGTGGTCTTCGCCCTTGTTTTTACTCAGTGGCCTGCTTATGCCAGGCTTGTACGCGGACAGGTGCTGTCTCTCCGGAAGAGGGCTTTTGTGGAGGCTGCAAGGGCTCTGAGACCTTCAAGCTTCTACATAATGCGAAAACATATCCTTCCGAACTGCATGGAGCCCGTAATCGTGCTTGGAACTCTTGAAATTGCGCACGTTATTATCTTTGCTTCGGCCCTGAGCTTTCTCGGGCTAGGAATTCAGCCCCCTGTTCCGGAATGGGGCTCCATGCTCAAAGCCGGGATTCCGTACCTCCGCACGGCTCCACATCTCACATTCTTCCCGGGTCTGATGATTATCTTCACGGTTTTTGCGTTCAATTTTGCAGGAGACGGTTTGAGGGACAACCTTGGGCAGCCTGCAGATCAGGAGGTGCTGTCAAGATGA